The genomic stretch AGCGACGCGGAACTCAGTGCTGCCGTCGAAGCGGCGAAGGCCGCCCAGCCCGCCTGGGCCGCCACCAATCCCCAGCGCCGTGCACGGGTTTTCATGAAGTTCGTGCAGCTGCTGAACGAGAACATGGATGAACTGGCGGAACTTCTCTCCCGCGAACATGGCAAGACAATAGAGGACTCCAAGGGCGACATCGTCCGGGGCCTGGAGGTCTGCGAGTTCGTCATCGGCATCCCGCATCTTTCCAAGAGCGAATTCACCGAAGGCGCCGGACCCGGCATCGACATGTACTCGATCCGCCAGCCGGTCGGCATCGGCGCCGGCATTACCCCCTTCAATTTCCCCGGCATGATCCCGATGTGGATGTTCGCGCCGGCCATCGCATGCGGCAACGCCTTCATCCTGAAGCCGTCGGAACGCGACCCATCCGTCCCGATGCGCCTCGCGGAGCTGATGATCGAGGCCGGCCTGCCGGAAGGCGTTCTGAACGTCGTGAACGGCGACAAGGCAGCCGTGGACGCTATCCTTGCTCATCCGGATATTGGGGCTGTCTCTTTCGTGGGCTCCACGCCGATCGCCCGCTATGTCTATGGCACGGCCACGGCCAACGGCAAGCGCGCCCAGTGCTTCGGCGGCGCGAAGAACCACATGATCATCATGCCGGATGCCGATCTTGATCAGGCCGCCAATGCACTGATCGGCGCGGGCTACGGTTCCGCCGGCGAACGCTGCATGGCGATCTCCGTGGCTGTTCCGGTTGGGGAAGAGACTGCGAACCGCCTGATCGACAAGCTGACCCCGATGGTCGAGAGCCTTCGCATCGGTCCCTACACCGATGACAAGGCCGACATGGGCCCGCTCGTTACCAAGGAAGCGCACGCCCGCGTCCGCGGCCTGATTGACCGTGGCATCGAGGAGGGCGCGAAGCTTGTCGTCGACGGACGTGACTTCAAGCTGCAGGGCTATGAGAACGGCTATTTCGTCGGCGGCTGCCTCTTCGACCATGTGACGCCTGACATGGACATCTACAAGACCGAGATCTTCGGTCCCGTGCTTTCCGTGGTTCGCGCCAGAAATTATGAAGAAGCTCTAGAGCTGCCGATGAAGCACGAATACGGCAACGGTGTCGCCATCTACACCCGCGACGGTGATGCCGCCCGCGACTTCGCCAGCCGTATCAATATCGGAATGGTCGGAGTCAATGTCCCGATCCCGGTTCCGCTCGCCTACCACACCTTCGGCGGCTGGAAGGCCTCGTCCTTCGGCGACCTCAATCAGCATGGGACGGATTCGATCAGGTTCTGGACGCGCACAAAGACAGTCACGTCCCGCTGGCCGTCGGGTATCAAGGACGGCGCCGAATTCTCCATCCCGACGATGAAGTAAGTCGTCACTGCAAAAGAAGGCTCCGCAAATGCAGAGCCTTCTTTTTTAGCATATGTTGACGTTCAGTCCGGCCGCCCTACTTCGCCTGCGCTAGGGAGCGGGACGATGGTTTACGAATGGGATGAGAGGCGTGCGAGACGCGCCTATTGGAGCAGGGTTGCCGTGGTCGCGATAATTGTTCTGGCGCTCGTCGGAGCATTCGCCTGGACGGCGGCAGCCGTCCTTTGATCTACCGCAGTTCTGAACGACAACGGGGGCGGTGGGGCCGCCCCCGCCTTAGCTGTGTCAGCCGTTCGGCCCTTCGTTCACGCCGACCTTGTCCACGAGTTCCGAAGCCTTCTTCCGGTTCGCGGCAATGTCAGCCAGCGGCAGCGTGTCCGGCTTGATCTCGCCGAACGCCTTGACGATGTCGGATGGCTCCGCGCCCGGCATGACGGGATATTCGAAGACCTGCTCGGCGTAGATCTCCTGTGCGTCGCCCGATGCGAGGAATTCCATCAGCTTGATGGCGTTGTCCCGGTTCGGAGCGTTCTTTGCGAGTGCCATCGCCGAAATGTTCACATGCGTGCCGCGGTCCGCGGTGTTCGGGAACAGGACCTTGATGGCAGCCGCCCAGTCCTTCTGCTCCGGTTCCTTCTCGTTGGTCTGCATCAGGCCGACGTAGTAGGTATTTCCAAGCGCAATGTCGCACTCGCCGGCAAAGATTGCCTTGGCCTGGTCGCGATCGCCGCCGTTCGGCTTGCGGGCAAGATTGTTCTTCAGTCCGGTCAGCCACTCCTCGGTATACTCTTCGCCGTGGGCGGCGATCATCGAGGCAATCAGTCCGATGTTATAGGAATGCTGCGCATCGCGAATGCAGATCCTGCCCTTCCATTCCGGATCCGCAAGCTCCTCATACGTGATCTCGTCCTGCTCGACGCGCTCCTTTGAGGCGTAGACGACACGGCCCCGGGTGGTAAGCCCGAACCATTCGCCGGCAGGATCCCGGAAGTGGGCCGGAATGTCCTTGTTGATCGTCTCATTGTCGGTGACCGGCTGGGTCACGCCGCCTTCCTTGGCTTCCATGACGCGGGAGATGTCGACGGTAAGGATGACGTCCGCTGGCGAATTCGCACCTTCCGCCTGGATGCGCTCGACAAGGCCCTTGTCCAGGAAGAGCACGTTGGTCTCGACGCCAGTTCTCTTGGTGAACTCGTCCAGCAGCGGTTTGATCAGGTCCGGCTGCCGGTAGGAGTAGATGTTCACTTCACCGTCTGCCAGCGCGCGGTCGATCGGGAGAAGCGCCACGCTCGCCATGATCGCCGGCGCGACAAGAGACAACATTTTCACCATGAGTATCCTCCATCGAGTTATGAATCTTGATGGCAGAAGTCATGAATTTTTACGAGGGTCAAGAGCCCCGGGCGGGTCGGGCGGGAAAACTTGATCATAAATTTCTTATTTTGGAATTGTTCAAAACTAGCCGAGCCCTTATATGTAAGTTCTGACGAAGACTCGGGGAGCAATACTATGCGGTTGACGAAGCAGACGAACTACGCGGTGCGCATGTTGATGTACTGCGCGGCCAATGAAGGTCACCTGAGCCGCATCCCCGAGATTGCCAAGGCTTACGGCGTGTCGGAACTCTTCCTCTTCAAGATCCTCCAGCCGCTGACCAAGGCAGGACTGGTCGAGACCGTTCGCGGTCGCAATGGAGGTGTCCGGC from Pseudorhizobium banfieldiae encodes the following:
- a CDS encoding CoA-acylating methylmalonate-semialdehyde dehydrogenase; translated protein: MYEIGHFIGGKRVAGQSGRTANIFNPATGEVQGTVSLASDAELSAAVEAAKAAQPAWAATNPQRRARVFMKFVQLLNENMDELAELLSREHGKTIEDSKGDIVRGLEVCEFVIGIPHLSKSEFTEGAGPGIDMYSIRQPVGIGAGITPFNFPGMIPMWMFAPAIACGNAFILKPSERDPSVPMRLAELMIEAGLPEGVLNVVNGDKAAVDAILAHPDIGAVSFVGSTPIARYVYGTATANGKRAQCFGGAKNHMIIMPDADLDQAANALIGAGYGSAGERCMAISVAVPVGEETANRLIDKLTPMVESLRIGPYTDDKADMGPLVTKEAHARVRGLIDRGIEEGAKLVVDGRDFKLQGYENGYFVGGCLFDHVTPDMDIYKTEIFGPVLSVVRARNYEEALELPMKHEYGNGVAIYTRDGDAARDFASRINIGMVGVNVPIPVPLAYHTFGGWKASSFGDLNQHGTDSIRFWTRTKTVTSRWPSGIKDGAEFSIPTMK
- a CDS encoding Fe(3+) ABC transporter substrate-binding protein codes for the protein MASVALLPIDRALADGEVNIYSYRQPDLIKPLLDEFTKRTGVETNVLFLDKGLVERIQAEGANSPADVILTVDISRVMEAKEGGVTQPVTDNETINKDIPAHFRDPAGEWFGLTTRGRVVYASKERVEQDEITYEELADPEWKGRICIRDAQHSYNIGLIASMIAAHGEEYTEEWLTGLKNNLARKPNGGDRDQAKAIFAGECDIALGNTYYVGLMQTNEKEPEQKDWAAAIKVLFPNTADRGTHVNISAMALAKNAPNRDNAIKLMEFLASGDAQEIYAEQVFEYPVMPGAEPSDIVKAFGEIKPDTLPLADIAANRKKASELVDKVGVNEGPNG